A section of the Dehalobacter sp. DCM genome encodes:
- a CDS encoding DUF116 domain-containing protein, with the protein MYVITYSLRGEDADSDQFYTDVATFTDEILAEIDGLASKHILGYRDYMKQSGLVHELAVDEMRFEFLVLGILWKVYSGDAKALDAAPKQMLTLLSEMREQANSLKPSIDFMRGVLSTLFLSPDLYDHLFTLDPNLMNMDKLMAWLEATGEFKYEVMQLRRWYSYLETLPPQAVSELLATAITLAMWFSVRSEQQIGRYTGNVERYLNELRPKRYWREDVIFCGRRRVEYHMNMVGAEVMNRAFRDAFCHTEKKVVVLPACMRLLPQSKCKAESFRCKRCVAECYVQQISKMGDEHGFEVYIIPHESSLSAGRDDQNALLQNGAGVVGIACVLNLISGGWMLKKMGVAAQCVLLDYCGCKNHWSDEGFPTQINLKQLNKILGIEMDRRG; encoded by the coding sequence GTGTATGTAATAACTTATTCGCTAAGGGGAGAAGATGCTGACTCGGACCAATTTTACACGGACGTGGCGACTTTTACCGATGAAATATTAGCAGAAATTGACGGCCTGGCCTCAAAGCATATTCTGGGTTATCGCGATTATATGAAGCAATCCGGATTGGTTCATGAACTCGCTGTTGACGAGATGCGTTTCGAGTTCCTCGTATTAGGCATATTATGGAAGGTCTATAGCGGTGATGCCAAGGCGCTTGATGCTGCCCCAAAGCAAATGCTGACCCTGCTTTCGGAAATGCGTGAGCAAGCCAACAGCTTAAAACCAAGCATCGATTTTATGCGCGGAGTTTTGTCTACTCTCTTTCTCTCACCGGATTTATACGATCATTTATTCACACTTGATCCCAACCTGATGAATATGGATAAACTGATGGCATGGCTGGAGGCAACGGGTGAGTTTAAATATGAGGTGATGCAGCTTCGTCGCTGGTATAGCTACTTAGAGACCTTACCACCCCAAGCGGTCTCCGAGCTATTGGCCACAGCGATCACGCTGGCCATGTGGTTTAGCGTACGCAGTGAACAGCAGATTGGAAGATATACAGGGAACGTCGAGCGTTATTTAAATGAACTCCGGCCTAAGAGATACTGGCGTGAGGATGTTATTTTCTGCGGAAGGCGTCGGGTTGAATACCATATGAATATGGTTGGGGCGGAGGTCATGAATCGGGCATTTCGGGATGCTTTTTGCCACACGGAAAAAAAGGTCGTTGTCCTGCCGGCCTGTATGCGCCTTTTGCCGCAATCAAAGTGCAAAGCGGAATCATTTCGCTGCAAACGATGTGTCGCAGAATGTTACGTCCAACAAATCAGCAAAATGGGCGATGAACATGGGTTTGAAGTCTATATCATACCGCATGAATCATCTCTTTCGGCAGGGCGCGATGATCAAAACGCACTCCTCCAGAATGGGGCAGGTGTAGTTGGTATTGCGTGCGTACTCAATCTGATCTCCGGCGGCTGGATGCTCAAGAAAATGGGAGTTGCTGCCCAATGTGTGTTACTCGATTATTGCGGCTGCAAAAACCATTGGAGTGACGAAGGCTTCCCAACCCAAATCAACCTCAAGCAACTCAACAAAATTCTGGGCATTGAAATGGATCGACGCGGCTAA
- a CDS encoding metallophosphoesterase — protein sequence MDTLKCISNVFRSADVIPIDDNSKLILMSDVHRGDGSWADDLYRNENVYYAALTHYFNEGYTYIELGDGDELWKNKKMAEIVPVHLKTFKLLTQFYHSGRLYFIYGNHDMVKSHPNFVQKNMVQYVDEHSQKITPLFENIKIHEGLVLNHTRLEQKIFLIHGHQASNLDYDFWALRRWLVRYVWKHLESLGFNDPTSTAINYRKKVSIEEKLTEWTILEKQMLIAGHTHRPMFPQVGEPPYFNDGSCVHPYSITGIEIADSKLTLVKWEINTRTDGTLFIDREVLAGPQRLKDYFDSLYKSQLND from the coding sequence ATGGACACATTAAAATGCATTTCCAATGTATTTCGTTCAGCCGATGTCATTCCTATTGATGACAACTCAAAATTGATATTAATGAGCGACGTCCACCGGGGTGACGGGAGCTGGGCGGATGATCTCTATCGGAATGAAAACGTGTATTATGCCGCTTTGACGCATTATTTTAATGAAGGTTATACCTATATTGAACTGGGTGACGGCGATGAACTCTGGAAAAATAAGAAAATGGCAGAGATCGTTCCTGTCCATCTCAAAACGTTTAAGCTGCTTACCCAATTTTATCATTCGGGACGCCTGTATTTCATCTACGGCAACCATGACATGGTCAAAAGCCATCCAAACTTTGTCCAAAAAAACATGGTTCAGTATGTGGATGAGCACTCACAAAAAATAACCCCTTTGTTTGAGAATATTAAGATTCATGAGGGTTTGGTTCTTAATCATACGCGTCTGGAGCAAAAGATCTTCCTGATCCATGGCCATCAGGCCAGTAATTTAGATTACGATTTTTGGGCATTACGGCGTTGGCTTGTCCGATATGTATGGAAACATCTGGAATCGCTGGGATTCAATGACCCTACCAGTACCGCAATAAACTATCGTAAAAAAGTATCCATCGAAGAGAAGCTGACAGAATGGACGATACTGGAAAAGCAAATGCTCATTGCCGGCCATACCCATCGGCCGATGTTCCCGCAGGTCGGGGAACCGCCGTATTTCAACGATGGCAGCTGTGTTCATCCCTACTCGATAACCGGAATTGAAATTGCCGACAGCAAACTGACCCTGGTCAAATGGGAGATTAATACCCGCACTGACGGCACCTTATTTATTGACAGAGAAGTCTTAGCCGGACCGCAAAGACTCAAAGACTACTTCGACTCGCTATATAAAAGTCAATTGAACGATTAG
- a CDS encoding cobalamin B12-binding domain-containing protein produces MIDWNALVQAMGDLDEEKTLTIVRNLFKGTLSSEEADQLLNACQEAMTIVGDRYENGDYFVGDLLFAGDLLTDVIEMLKASFKNLPDNTCTILVGTVEGDLHDIGKHIFKNIAEAVGFQVVDIGIDQPASEFVKKVKAIQPKIVGMSGILTLALDSMKKTVQALEEAGLRDNVKIIIGGAPVTAEACKIIGADAFAANAADGVKICQQWLKEQT; encoded by the coding sequence GTGATTGATTGGAATGCATTGGTCCAGGCAATGGGAGATCTTGACGAAGAAAAAACCTTAACGATAGTCAGAAATTTATTCAAGGGCACACTGTCATCCGAAGAGGCGGATCAACTGCTCAATGCATGCCAGGAGGCTATGACCATCGTCGGCGATCGGTACGAAAATGGCGATTATTTTGTTGGCGATCTTCTGTTTGCAGGGGATTTGTTAACGGATGTTATTGAAATGCTCAAAGCAAGCTTTAAGAACCTGCCCGATAATACGTGTACGATCCTTGTGGGTACCGTTGAAGGCGATTTGCACGATATAGGCAAACATATTTTTAAAAACATCGCGGAGGCAGTCGGATTTCAAGTTGTTGATATTGGGATCGATCAGCCTGCCAGTGAATTCGTCAAGAAGGTAAAAGCAATACAGCCTAAAATTGTCGGTATGAGCGGCATACTGACCCTCGCGCTGGATTCAATGAAGAAAACCGTTCAGGCTTTGGAAGAGGCGGGATTAAGAGATAATGTCAAAATTATTATTGGCGGTGCTCCTGTAACAGCGGAAGCATGTAAAATAATTGGGGCAGACGCTTTTGCGGCTAATGCTGCGGATGGCGTGAAAATCTGCCAACAATGGTTAAAGGAACAGACGTGA
- a CDS encoding 4Fe-4S binding protein, whose protein sequence is MLNTEMLIGHATDYLSTCNDNYIQDEDAIREDLAGMRIFDDPIFAFGDASDPLFQRLQSIVHPGFMLPHDWVSDAKSVISYFLPFTDTVRVSNRQPCTSASDEWLHARIEGQKMLAILGEHICRLLTGEGYSAAFPTTDARFKMLQPYISNWSERHVAYICGLGTFGLSKGLITRKGTAGRFGSIITSCELPVTRRGYTGVYDYCTLCGKCQKNCPVQAIDIRKGIENAKDHLVCGPYVDTTILPPHGPNQRVRYGCGKCHVDVPCEHGIPEFTS, encoded by the coding sequence ATGTTGAACACAGAAATGCTGATCGGCCACGCAACGGATTATTTATCCACCTGCAACGATAATTATATTCAGGATGAAGATGCTATTCGTGAAGATCTCGCGGGGATGCGGATATTTGACGATCCTATATTTGCCTTTGGCGATGCATCCGACCCGTTATTTCAGCGTCTTCAGTCTATCGTTCATCCTGGCTTTATGCTCCCGCATGACTGGGTCAGTGATGCCAAGAGTGTGATCTCCTATTTTCTCCCGTTTACAGACACGGTTAGAGTATCCAATCGTCAACCCTGCACATCCGCTTCCGATGAATGGCTGCATGCCCGTATTGAAGGACAAAAAATGCTGGCTATCTTAGGAGAGCATATCTGCCGTCTTTTGACCGGTGAAGGCTATTCTGCCGCATTCCCAACAACCGATGCGCGCTTTAAAATGCTTCAGCCATATATATCGAATTGGTCCGAGAGACATGTCGCCTACATCTGCGGCTTAGGTACTTTTGGACTTTCCAAAGGACTGATTACCCGAAAAGGGACAGCCGGTCGTTTTGGAAGCATCATCACATCCTGCGAGCTGCCGGTAACCCGACGCGGTTATACGGGCGTGTATGACTACTGCACCTTATGCGGGAAATGCCAGAAGAATTGTCCGGTTCAAGCCATCGATATACGTAAGGGCATTGAAAACGCTAAAGATCATTTGGTCTGCGGGCCGTATGTTGATACAACGATTTTACCTCCGCACGGACCAAATCAACGGGTTCGTTATGGTTGCGGCAAGTGTCATGTCGATGTCCCATGCGAGCATGGAATTCCGGAATTTACATCATGA
- a CDS encoding YbjQ family protein has protein sequence MILVNTDYITGKTLEILGIVKGSTIQSRNIGRDITQGFKTLVGGELKAYTEMMDDARALATKRMVAEAEKLQADAVINIRYASAAVMQGAAEVMVYGTAVKFSV, from the coding sequence ATGATCTTAGTCAATACTGATTACATCACAGGAAAAACACTTGAAATACTTGGGATTGTCAAGGGCAGTACGATTCAGTCAAGAAACATCGGTCGTGATATCACGCAAGGTTTTAAAACGCTAGTCGGTGGTGAATTAAAAGCTTATACGGAAATGATGGATGATGCGCGAGCACTTGCGACAAAACGTATGGTCGCTGAAGCAGAAAAGTTGCAGGCTGACGCAGTCATTAATATTCGATATGCCTCGGCCGCCGTTATGCAGGGAGCTGCAGAGGTCATGGTATATGGCACGGCGGTTAAATTTAGTGTATGA
- a CDS encoding molybdenum cofactor biosynthesis protein MoaE produces the protein MKKQPPSIDQWLKEAKADPAALQEGMYLVHNGVVRQTPKVKVRQGIDDGSTVKGMEFSYDAAKVDAVIAETYKMDGIFHVRVWLNEGQLELGDDIMVVLIGGDIRPHVIDALQFLVGKIKNECVIEIEHKQ, from the coding sequence ATGAAAAAACAACCGCCATCCATTGATCAATGGCTAAAAGAAGCAAAAGCAGATCCGGCCGCCTTACAAGAAGGTATGTATTTAGTCCATAATGGGGTTGTACGCCAAACACCTAAAGTCAAAGTACGCCAAGGCATTGATGATGGTTCGACCGTTAAAGGAATGGAATTTAGTTATGATGCCGCGAAGGTGGATGCTGTCATTGCGGAGACCTATAAGATGGACGGTATCTTTCATGTCAGAGTCTGGCTGAATGAAGGCCAGCTCGAACTTGGCGACGATATTATGGTAGTTCTCATCGGCGGCGATATACGGCCCCATGTTATCGATGCTTTACAGTTCCTGGTTGGGAAAATCAAAAATGAATGTGTTATTGAAATCGAACATAAGCAGTAA
- the murB gene encoding UDP-N-acetylmuramate dehydrogenase, with translation MSKIEKLAALIQMNFADTVVHLNEDMKKHTTFKTGGNADCLIEPGNMPELQQLIGYILKENIPFMVIGQGSNIIVSDKGLRGVVIKLGKRLSRCTVHNEILEAEAGALLTDVAEVAQENGLSGLEFACGIPGSIGGGVFMNAGAYGGEIKNVVHAILVLTREGKFLSREAEDLALGYRTSIMQTNGDIVLGATFKLVKGHKDVIKQTMDELNHKREQSQPLALPSAGSVFKRPAGYYTGKLIEESNLKGYQIGGAQVSTQHAGFIVNVGQASTSDIQALIRHIQYEVKRRFGVNLETEVRFVGEFD, from the coding sequence ATGAGTAAAATCGAGAAGCTTGCCGCCTTAATTCAGATGAACTTTGCAGACACCGTGGTTCATTTAAATGAAGATATGAAAAAGCACACAACGTTTAAAACCGGGGGAAACGCCGATTGTTTAATCGAACCCGGAAATATGCCGGAACTGCAACAACTGATTGGATACATATTAAAGGAAAACATCCCGTTTATGGTTATTGGACAAGGCAGCAATATTATTGTGAGTGACAAGGGCTTAAGGGGCGTCGTGATCAAACTCGGGAAACGCTTAAGCCGATGCACGGTTCATAATGAGATACTTGAGGCCGAAGCGGGGGCACTGCTTACCGATGTGGCGGAAGTGGCACAAGAAAACGGTCTTTCCGGATTGGAGTTTGCCTGCGGCATACCCGGAAGCATCGGCGGCGGCGTATTTATGAATGCCGGTGCCTACGGCGGAGAGATCAAAAACGTTGTGCACGCTATTCTCGTCCTGACCCGGGAGGGGAAATTTCTAAGCCGAGAAGCGGAGGATTTGGCACTCGGCTATCGAACCAGCATCATGCAAACAAACGGAGATATTGTCTTAGGTGCCACGTTTAAACTGGTAAAAGGACACAAAGACGTTATTAAACAGACAATGGACGAATTGAATCACAAACGGGAACAATCCCAGCCCTTGGCCTTGCCAAGTGCCGGAAGCGTCTTTAAACGACCGGCCGGATATTATACCGGAAAATTAATCGAAGAGTCCAACTTAAAAGGGTACCAGATCGGTGGGGCACAGGTCTCTACCCAGCATGCCGGTTTCATTGTTAATGTGGGTCAAGCTTCGACGAGCGATATACAGGCACTAATCCGGCACATTCAATATGAAGTTAAAAGACGTTTTGGAGTAAATCTGGAAACAGAAGTGCGGTTTGTTGGTGAATTTGATTAA
- a CDS encoding DUF1287 domain-containing protein, giving the protein MKKLILISIVIIGAAILAIQYSPSHNPVHITQIDCPSDQDGDGLDDLRDIVAGAKEEVKRKPQYKSAYYQGGYPPDTEGVCTDVVWRAFQHAGYNLKDMMDKDIRENLSEYPRIDGNPDPNIDFRRVSNIYVFLRRQGGELTTEIKAGDAENLSQWQAGDIVTFDYPFEHIAIISDKRRPDGVPYILHNAGPTASEVDRLLSWPSAITGHFRFPSF; this is encoded by the coding sequence ATGAAAAAATTAATTCTGATAAGCATTGTGATTATCGGTGCTGCCATTCTGGCAATCCAATATTCGCCTAGTCATAACCCCGTTCATATTACACAGATCGATTGCCCCAGTGATCAGGATGGTGACGGGCTGGACGATCTGAGAGACATCGTTGCAGGGGCGAAAGAAGAAGTGAAGCGTAAACCCCAATATAAGAGTGCATATTATCAAGGGGGATATCCGCCTGATACTGAAGGCGTTTGCACGGATGTGGTGTGGCGGGCATTTCAACATGCGGGCTATAATCTGAAGGACATGATGGATAAAGATATTCGCGAGAATCTATCTGAGTATCCTCGAATTGATGGGAACCCCGATCCAAATATTGATTTCCGGCGTGTTTCAAACATCTATGTGTTCCTGCGCAGGCAGGGTGGGGAACTGACCACGGAGATAAAAGCCGGGGATGCAGAGAATCTTAGTCAATGGCAGGCAGGGGATATTGTCACGTTTGATTATCCCTTTGAGCACATTGCCATTATTTCAGATAAGCGCCGCCCGGATGGTGTACCCTATATTCTGCATAACGCCGGACCGACAGCCAGCGAAGTGGATCGATTGCTCAGTTGGCCGTCAGCAATAACCGGACACTTTCGTTTCCCGAGTTTCTAG
- a CDS encoding response regulator gives MEKWLLIVEDDRIIRMAIEKFAQRKNWKVVMAEDGFAALDAYQKYDCAVIFMDCQMPGLDGYQTTQAIRQLESQKGIRIPIIAMTADVSQEARESCLNAGMDDFLMKPLEMCEFYASVERWAK, from the coding sequence ATGGAAAAATGGCTTCTTATAGTGGAAGATGATCGGATTATTCGGATGGCCATTGAAAAATTCGCACAGCGAAAAAACTGGAAAGTGGTTATGGCTGAGGACGGTTTTGCTGCGCTTGATGCGTATCAGAAGTACGATTGCGCTGTCATCTTTATGGATTGTCAGATGCCGGGATTGGACGGTTATCAAACAACGCAGGCTATTCGGCAACTGGAAAGTCAGAAGGGGATTCGCATACCGATTATCGCCATGACGGCAGATGTGTCTCAAGAAGCCAGAGAAAGCTGTCTGAACGCGGGGATGGATGATTTTTTGATGAAACCACTGGAAATGTGCGAGTTTTATGCCAGTGTTGAGCGATGGGCAAAATAG
- a CDS encoding helix-turn-helix domain-containing protein yields MSKRKISGNEKLTAVLRYLDGKTSQNQIARDLNVSLASVQQWIFNYESMGADVFLMKGTKKYTKVLKIQAVEDYLAGLGSQTDICKKYGIRSKGKLQRWIKQYNGHEELRSSGTGGSTIMTKGRKTTFDERVEIVRYCIAHDHNYAETSEKHQVSYQQVRNYTVKYEVYGVEALRDNRGKRKSQDKMSELEKLRAENKILRAEKEQAEMEASFLKKLEGIERRRD; encoded by the coding sequence ATGTCAAAGAGAAAGATATCTGGCAACGAGAAGTTAACTGCTGTATTACGGTATCTAGATGGAAAAACTAGCCAAAATCAGATTGCCCGTGATCTTAATGTAAGTTTAGCATCTGTTCAACAATGGATTTTTAATTATGAGTCCATGGGAGCCGATGTTTTCTTAATGAAAGGAACTAAAAAATACACAAAAGTACTTAAGATACAAGCTGTTGAAGATTATTTAGCTGGTTTGGGCTCTCAAACTGATATTTGTAAAAAGTATGGAATTCGATCAAAAGGTAAGTTACAACGCTGGATAAAACAGTATAATGGTCATGAAGAACTAAGGTCTTCTGGAACAGGAGGAAGTACCATCATGACCAAAGGAAGAAAAACCACTTTCGATGAACGCGTTGAAATCGTGCGGTATTGCATTGCACATGATCATAATTACGCAGAAACATCTGAAAAACATCAAGTATCCTATCAGCAGGTGCGTAACTATACTGTTAAATATGAAGTCTATGGGGTTGAAGCATTAAGAGACAATCGGGGGAAGCGAAAGTCTCAGGATAAGATGAGTGAATTAGAAAAGCTGAGAGCTGAAAATAAGATTTTAAGAGCAGAAAAAGAACAGGCCGAAATGGAGGCATCTTTCTTAAAAAAACTCGAGGGGATAGAGAGGAGGCGGGACTAA
- a CDS encoding manganese catalase family protein: protein MFKYINGLLYPVEVSCPDPGFGQVMFEHYGGKDSEFSAATQYMNHRSNMPNPYIRELLGMIEPLPVK from the coding sequence GTGTTTAAGTATATTAATGGGTTATTATACCCTGTCGAGGTTAGCTGCCCTGATCCAGGATTTGGTCAAGTGATGTTTGAACATTATGGCGGTAAGGATAGTGAATTCTCTGCAGCCACCCAATACATGAATCACCGCAGTAACATGCCCAATCCATATATAAGGGAGCTGTTAGGCATGATTGAACCGCTCCCCGTCAAGTAG
- a CDS encoding type II toxin-antitoxin system HicB family antitoxin, with the protein MINLVHKVTAIVQQDDNWYVAKCLENNVASQGKTVEEAIANLKEALELYYEDVPSDIVEPRQTFVTTLEVTV; encoded by the coding sequence GTGATTAACTTGGTTCATAAAGTAACGGCCATTGTTCAGCAAGATGATAACTGGTATGTTGCAAAGTGTCTGGAGAATAATGTGGCTTCGCAGGGAAAGACAGTAGAAGAAGCTATTGCTAATCTTAAAGAAGCGCTAGAATTATATTATGAAGATGTGCCCTCTGATATTGTGGAACCAAGACAGACATTTGTTACCACATTGGAGGTAACTGTTTAA
- a CDS encoding type II toxin-antitoxin system HicA family toxin gives MGSKYPVLKPDEIIKALNEFGFRVVSQKGSHIKLRRDGLIVKTVIVPNHYEVARGTLQSILEQAGITLEEFLTKL, from the coding sequence ATGGGTTCGAAGTATCCTGTTCTTAAACCAGATGAGATCATTAAAGCCTTAAACGAGTTTGGTTTCAGAGTAGTTTCTCAGAAGGGGAGTCATATTAAACTCCGAAGGGATGGTTTGATTGTGAAAACTGTCATCGTCCCTAATCACTACGAAGTTGCACGGGGTACGTTACAGAGCATCCTAGAACAAGCAGGAATAACACTTGAAGAATTTCTGACAAAGTTGTAA
- the corA gene encoding magnesium/cobalt transporter CorA, with translation MIYTLALSKESQLLQNLTLEQLTGNNISWYWVDFESPDQEEAQLLSDHFKFHPLAIEDCLENLERPKVDYYDTYTFFIFQALGQNTLDPVEIDLFVGENYIVTFHKSKLEEISSVRQKITDNENIRTEGPTYLAYLILDKIVDRLFPAVYSIEDYLNEIDIRSGDRKFSNLIDQVFDLRADLLKLRHIVNSTKELLYRMLNSDHLKDFKKNKRDFNDIYDHLLQLADTVESSREVTKDIRDSYLSINSHRMNKIMTILTIITSIFIPLTFIVGIYGMNFDYMPELRWRYGYFYVLGIMAFIGISMLLWFKRKGWFNMKK, from the coding sequence TTGATTTATACACTTGCGTTATCAAAAGAATCACAATTGCTTCAGAATCTGACCCTGGAACAATTGACAGGGAACAATATTAGCTGGTACTGGGTAGATTTTGAGTCACCAGATCAAGAAGAAGCCCAGTTATTAAGTGATCACTTCAAATTTCATCCTTTGGCTATAGAGGATTGCCTGGAAAATTTGGAACGTCCTAAAGTCGATTATTACGATACCTATACTTTCTTTATCTTTCAAGCTTTGGGCCAGAACACACTTGATCCGGTAGAAATTGACTTGTTTGTTGGCGAGAATTATATTGTAACCTTTCATAAATCCAAACTGGAGGAGATAAGCAGTGTCCGTCAAAAAATTACCGACAATGAGAATATCCGGACAGAAGGACCAACTTATCTTGCCTATTTAATTCTTGATAAGATCGTAGACAGGCTTTTTCCGGCTGTATACAGCATTGAGGACTATTTAAACGAAATTGATATAAGGTCCGGAGACAGGAAGTTCAGTAATTTGATTGATCAAGTATTTGATCTCCGGGCAGATCTCCTGAAACTCAGGCATATTGTAAACTCCACCAAGGAGTTGCTTTATAGAATGCTTAATTCCGATCATCTAAAAGATTTCAAAAAAAATAAGCGCGATTTTAATGACATCTATGACCATCTCTTGCAGCTTGCAGACACGGTAGAGTCAAGCCGAGAAGTCACTAAGGACATTCGGGACAGCTATCTATCCATCAACTCTCACCGTATGAATAAAATCATGACGATTCTTACAATTATCACGTCCATTTTCATCCCTTTAACTTTTATTGTCGGGATATATGGAATGAACTTCGACTATATGCCGGAATTACGATGGCGTTACGGGTATTTTTATGTTTTAGGTATTATGGCGTTTATCGGTATTTCTATGCTTCTTTGGTTTAAACGCAAGGGCTGGTTTAATATGAAAAAGTAA
- a CDS encoding GNAT family N-acetyltransferase, with protein MIRITQNQIEPVARLLTECFIDDPLTVLQTKGISNEKEFLIKLFQMQLDIFEKTRDIYLLDDKINSVIIGYEKKKSKWLKQLILSIQASSKLRHQISKTDYEIYAKNVKSVSKDIDLNWQKQFIKKNFYHINVIAVAPEARGEGNARVLINRIINYCKENNIPIILETVNSNQIEMYRHLGFDLVKTISGNVTGLKQFCFIKYPHS; from the coding sequence ATGATAAGAATAACTCAAAATCAAATTGAACCAGTTGCTAGGCTTCTGACAGAGTGTTTTATTGATGATCCCTTAACTGTTTTACAAACAAAAGGAATTTCAAATGAGAAAGAATTTCTTATTAAGCTATTTCAGATGCAATTAGACATATTTGAAAAAACAAGAGATATTTATTTGCTAGATGATAAGATTAATTCAGTGATAATTGGTTACGAAAAAAAGAAGTCTAAATGGTTGAAGCAACTTATATTAAGTATACAGGCATCATCAAAATTGCGGCACCAAATTAGTAAAACTGATTATGAAATATATGCAAAAAACGTTAAAAGTGTATCTAAGGATATTGATCTAAACTGGCAAAAACAATTTATAAAAAAGAACTTTTATCATATAAATGTAATTGCTGTTGCACCAGAAGCTAGAGGTGAAGGTAACGCAAGGGTATTGATTAACCGAATTATTAACTATTGTAAAGAAAATAATATTCCAATAATCTTGGAGACTGTTAATTCGAATCAAATTGAAATGTATAGACATTTGGGATTTGATTTGGTCAAAACTATATCGGGCAACGTTACCGGATTAAAGCAATTTTGTTTTATTAAATATCCCCATTCTTAA
- a CDS encoding tyrosine-type recombinase/integrase, whose amino-acid sequence MKSEMELRGFSPQTVRHYLCHLRLLEKHFAKPAPSISPHELKKYLHHRVQSGISYSNINISCNAFKLFFNKVLQLNWSDDVIVRPKRLKKFPCVLSRDEILSIIDQVHYLKHKAILLTTYSSGLRISETLNLKVSEN is encoded by the coding sequence ATGAAATCTGAAATGGAACTTCGCGGGTTCTCTCCTCAGACGGTTCGTCATTACCTTTGCCACCTAAGGCTTTTAGAGAAACATTTTGCCAAACCTGCTCCTTCAATCTCTCCCCATGAACTTAAAAAATATCTCCATCACCGTGTTCAGTCCGGGATCAGTTACAGCAATATCAATATCTCCTGCAATGCTTTCAAGCTCTTCTTCAATAAGGTTCTTCAGCTTAATTGGTCTGATGATGTAATTGTCCGCCCAAAACGTTTAAAAAAGTTTCCTTGTGTTCTTTCCCGAGATGAGATTCTTTCCATTATTGATCAGGTCCACTATCTGAAGCACAAAGCTATTCTCCTGACTACTTATTCTTCTGGCCTGCGTATTAGTGAAACGCTAAACCTCAAGGTCTCAGAGAATTGA
- a CDS encoding DUF3795 domain-containing protein produces the protein MSIEEIGCCGAYCGTCPIIKNKQCKGCKLGYDNGERNIDKARCKIKVCCIKKDLDSCADCSELLECSTINDFYNKKGYKYQKYKEAAYYIREYGYIRFLEIANNWTNVYGKYK, from the coding sequence GTGTCAATTGAAGAGATCGGATGTTGTGGCGCGTATTGTGGCACTTGCCCCATAATAAAGAATAAGCAATGTAAAGGATGTAAATTAGGATACGATAATGGAGAGCGAAATATTGATAAAGCGAGATGTAAGATAAAAGTATGTTGCATCAAGAAAGATCTTGATTCCTGTGCTGATTGCTCTGAGTTACTTGAATGCTCTACCATTAATGATTTTTATAATAAGAAGGGTTATAAGTATCAGAAATATAAGGAAGCGGCCTATTACATTCGAGAATACGGATATATCAGATTTCTCGAAATAGCAAACAATTGGACAAATGTATATGGAAAGTACAAGTAA